A genomic region of Streptomyces rimosus contains the following coding sequences:
- a CDS encoding CocE/NonD family hydrolase translates to MPSVSSALPGAASRPVRRAARTRSARLPVTASVCLAACAALLGPVTAAGPAGAAGPRQPGYAVTPLKLPVRAGGRDCNLDADLYRPTGVDALHPAPAVVTTNGFGGSKSDGSTDAIARAFASRGYVALAYSGLGFGRTGCPISLDDPRIDGRAASQILDFLAGQRAAKNGVRVDFVTKDGPRDPRVGMFGGSYGGAIQLATASADERLDALVPLITWHDLTYALAPNNADRTSGVAGPAPGAYKHQWTNGFYLIGEAQGLLHPRLDPSRGGGAGCVHFVAPACELKKRLNSNRYPSAPTEAALDYARSVSPTSYLATVRTPTLLVQGQADTLFNLNEAAATFETLRAQGTDTAMIWQSWGHSGGMTDPAPGELDLGKGNFDTSYVGRRTLAWFGRYLRREWDTDTGPAFAYYRDWAAHGPAYAASEVYPVGIPRRLYLSGDGKLVDNPADVATGSRHYRNWRVASSHSESSLAALMKLPNPKPYDTRGTYLDWASEPVRGRPVDVVGSPRATLRVHSPDAERTQHSDDAADRLLLFLKLYDVAPNGGKTLVHRLVAPVRVPDVTREFTVNLPAIVHRFAPGHRLRLVMAAGDTAYFGNRGSKQVTVSSTRARTGTLDLPVVGEGVEGLDDDLP, encoded by the coding sequence GTGCCCAGCGTGTCCAGTGCCCTGCCCGGGGCCGCGTCCCGGCCCGTCCGGCGCGCGGCGCGCACCCGTTCCGCGCGGCTGCCCGTCACCGCCTCCGTGTGCCTCGCCGCGTGCGCCGCCCTCCTCGGGCCGGTCACGGCCGCCGGTCCGGCCGGCGCGGCGGGCCCCCGGCAGCCCGGTTACGCCGTCACCCCCCTGAAGCTGCCGGTACGGGCCGGCGGCCGTGACTGCAATCTGGACGCCGACCTGTACCGCCCCACCGGGGTGGACGCCTTGCACCCGGCACCCGCCGTCGTGACCACCAACGGCTTCGGCGGCAGCAAGTCGGACGGCTCCACCGACGCCATCGCCCGCGCCTTCGCCTCCCGCGGCTATGTCGCGCTGGCCTACTCCGGCCTCGGCTTCGGCCGGACCGGCTGCCCGATCTCCCTGGACGACCCGCGGATCGACGGACGGGCGGCGAGCCAGATCCTGGACTTCCTCGCCGGGCAGCGGGCGGCCAAGAACGGCGTCCGCGTCGACTTCGTCACCAAGGACGGCCCGCGCGACCCGCGGGTGGGGATGTTCGGCGGCTCGTACGGCGGCGCGATCCAGCTGGCCACCGCGTCGGCGGACGAGCGCCTGGACGCCCTGGTCCCGCTGATCACCTGGCACGACCTCACGTACGCGCTGGCGCCGAACAATGCCGATCGCACTTCCGGCGTCGCGGGGCCGGCCCCGGGGGCGTACAAGCACCAGTGGACCAACGGCTTCTACCTCATCGGCGAGGCCCAGGGCCTGCTGCACCCGCGTCTGGACCCGTCCCGGGGCGGCGGCGCGGGCTGTGTGCACTTCGTCGCGCCGGCGTGCGAGCTGAAGAAGCGGCTGAACTCCAACCGCTATCCGTCCGCCCCCACGGAAGCCGCGCTCGACTATGCGCGCAGCGTCTCCCCGACCTCCTACCTCGCCACGGTCCGCACGCCCACCCTGCTCGTCCAGGGGCAGGCGGACACCCTCTTCAACCTCAACGAGGCCGCCGCGACGTTCGAGACCCTGCGGGCCCAGGGCACCGACACCGCGATGATCTGGCAGTCCTGGGGCCACAGCGGCGGCATGACCGACCCGGCGCCCGGAGAACTCGACCTGGGCAAGGGGAACTTCGACACCAGTTACGTGGGCCGGCGCACCCTCGCCTGGTTCGGCCGCTATCTGCGCCGGGAGTGGGACACCGACACCGGCCCGGCCTTCGCCTACTACCGCGACTGGGCGGCCCATGGCCCTGCCTACGCCGCCTCGGAGGTCTACCCCGTCGGCATCCCGCGGCGGCTGTACCTGTCCGGCGACGGCAAGCTGGTGGACAACCCGGCGGACGTGGCCACCGGCAGCCGCCACTACCGCAACTGGCGGGTCGCGTCGAGCCATTCGGAAAGCTCGCTGGCCGCCCTGATGAAGCTGCCGAACCCCAAGCCGTACGACACCCGGGGCACCTACCTGGACTGGGCGTCCGAGCCGGTGCGCGGGCGGCCCGTGGACGTGGTCGGCTCGCCCCGCGCCACCCTCCGCGTCCATTCCCCCGACGCCGAACGCACCCAGCACTCCGACGACGCGGCCGACCGGCTGCTGCTCTTCCTCAAGCTCTACGACGTCGCACCGAACGGTGGCAAAACCCTCGTGCACCGCCTGGTGGCCCCCGTCCGGGTGCCCGACGTCACCAGGGAGTTCACCGTCAACCTGCCCGCAATCGTCCACCGCTTCGCGCCGGGCCACCGGCTGCGGCTGGTCATGGCCGCCGGCGACACCGCGTACTTCGGCAACCGGGGCAGCAAACAGGTGACCGTAAGCAGCACGCGCGCACGGACGGGCACGCTGGATCTGCCGGTGGTGGGGGAGGGGGTGGAGGGGCTGGACGACGACCTGCCGTAG
- a CDS encoding S66 peptidase family protein → MTGAGSAVAGDRPRRLVPGDRVRIVAPSGPVAPERLDAGADLLRGWDLDPVEAPHVRGRHATLPYLAGTDEERARDLQEALCDPGVAAVFAARGGYGAQRVADLLDWAAVRAAFRAHGPKALVGFSDVTALHEAFAVRAGVATLHGPAVAGEVFLKDEPTREHLRRTLFAPGSVRVVTSPAARPLVPGRARGVTLGGCLSLLAADLGTPHARAVAAGGLLLLEDVGEPPYRVDRALTQLLRAGWLDGVAGVVLGSWARCGPYEDLRAVLLDRLGPLGVPVVEEFGFGHGDSALTMPLGIRAELDAAAGTLTYDVPALREGP, encoded by the coding sequence GTGACAGGTGCCGGTTCCGCCGTCGCCGGGGACCGCCCCCGGCGGCTGGTCCCCGGCGACCGGGTGCGTATCGTCGCGCCGAGCGGTCCGGTCGCGCCGGAGCGGCTGGACGCCGGGGCCGACCTGCTGCGCGGCTGGGACCTCGATCCGGTCGAGGCGCCCCACGTACGCGGCCGGCACGCCACCTTGCCGTACCTGGCGGGCACGGACGAGGAGCGCGCCCGCGATCTCCAGGAGGCGCTGTGCGACCCGGGCGTCGCGGCGGTGTTCGCGGCGCGCGGGGGGTACGGCGCGCAGCGCGTGGCCGACCTGCTGGACTGGGCGGCGGTGCGGGCCGCCTTCCGCGCGCACGGACCCAAAGCGCTGGTGGGCTTCAGCGATGTGACGGCCCTTCACGAGGCGTTCGCGGTGCGCGCCGGGGTGGCGACGCTGCACGGCCCGGCCGTCGCGGGCGAGGTGTTCCTCAAGGACGAGCCGACCCGCGAGCACCTGCGGCGCACCCTCTTCGCGCCCGGCTCGGTCCGGGTCGTCACCTCGCCGGCCGCCCGGCCGCTGGTGCCGGGCCGGGCGCGCGGCGTCACGCTGGGCGGCTGCCTGTCCCTGCTCGCCGCCGACCTCGGCACGCCGCACGCCCGCGCGGTCGCCGCCGGGGGCCTGCTCCTGCTGGAGGACGTGGGCGAGCCCCCGTACCGCGTGGACCGTGCGCTGACCCAGCTGCTGCGCGCCGGGTGGCTGGACGGCGTCGCGGGCGTCGTGCTCGGTTCGTGGGCCCGCTGCGGCCCGTACGAGGACCTCCGCGCGGTGCTGCTGGACCGCCTCGGGCCGCTCGGCGTGCCGGTGGTGGAGGAGTTCGGCTTCGGGCACGGCGACTCGGCGCTGACGATGCCGCTGGGGATACGGGCGGAGCTGGACGCGGCGGCCGGGACGCTGACGTACGACGTACCGGCGCTGCGCGAGGGCCCCTGA